A stretch of Chitinophagales bacterium DNA encodes these proteins:
- a CDS encoding AAA family ATPase encodes MRIENIRQFIKEKAEQFGAKKDNEFNKPYVERNNTGQEALKDNGAYFGFIHPEEEASGPYHDFSLTIFPNDQSKPWLVCLGIGSSGFKNDYELATYPGLRRLFSKLIDEKGFCKSDFSDIETGLPKAFTGHSELNHIKNTISKMYSKFLPASQIVNDPENDEGKKIIAAFVAGYAKLRDWPSNKDHRKAISEALEPFLKKETTDEAEEIKNLLNQRKYIVLQGPPGTGKTRTAKEVAEKVNAKTFFTQFHAETSFSDFIFGIRPDLNNKELSYKENLGSFTEAVKYAKEHEKEKVLLIIDEINRANLSNVLGPIFYLFEHKMDKLNVEIEISPDFKIKKLPDNFSVIATMNTADRSLAVVDFALRRRFAWYSLKPKAIISNQFFKDDFARIQEIFDWYASSNELSLQPGQGYFIADSDEEMTNRIKYEIYPLIKEYLQEGLIRNAKEEFNDYFATRIDQSLFE; translated from the coding sequence ATGAGGATAGAAAATATTAGACAATTCATCAAGGAGAAAGCGGAACAATTCGGTGCTAAGAAAGACAACGAATTCAATAAACCTTATGTTGAACGTAACAACACTGGACAAGAGGCATTAAAAGACAATGGTGCATATTTTGGTTTTATTCATCCAGAAGAAGAAGCTTCTGGCCCATACCACGATTTTTCACTTACTATATTTCCTAACGACCAAAGCAAACCTTGGCTAGTATGTTTAGGAATTGGGTCTAGTGGCTTTAAAAATGATTATGAACTAGCAACTTACCCAGGACTTAGAAGATTATTCTCAAAGCTAATTGACGAAAAAGGTTTTTGTAAATCTGATTTTTCAGATATTGAAACTGGATTGCCTAAAGCATTTACAGGCCATTCTGAACTAAACCATATTAAGAATACTATTTCTAAAATGTATTCTAAATTTTTACCTGCTAGTCAAATTGTTAATGATCCTGAAAACGATGAAGGCAAGAAAATAATTGCTGCATTTGTGGCTGGCTATGCAAAACTTAGAGACTGGCCATCCAATAAAGACCATCGAAAAGCAATTTCAGAAGCCTTAGAACCTTTTCTTAAAAAGGAAACAACAGATGAAGCCGAAGAAATAAAAAATCTTTTGAATCAAAGAAAATATATTGTACTTCAAGGTCCTCCGGGCACTGGAAAAACAAGAACAGCAAAAGAGGTCGCTGAAAAAGTTAATGCAAAAACATTTTTTACTCAATTCCACGCAGAGACAAGTTTTTCAGATTTTATATTTGGTATTCGACCAGACCTTAATAACAAAGAACTTAGCTATAAAGAAAATTTAGGAAGCTTCACTGAAGCAGTGAAGTATGCAAAAGAACACGAGAAGGAAAAAGTTCTTCTAATAATTGACGAAATAAATAGAGCTAACCTATCGAATGTTTTAGGTCCAATCTTCTATTTGTTTGAACACAAGATGGACAAATTGAATGTTGAAATTGAAATTTCTCCAGATTTCAAAATAAAAAAGCTACCAGATAATTTTTCCGTAATTGCTACTATGAATACTGCTGACAGAAGCTTGGCAGTAGTTGACTTTGCATTACGTAGAAGATTTGCCTGGTATTCTTTAAAACCAAAAGCAATTATTTCAAATCAATTTTTCAAAGATGATTTTGCAAGAATTCAAGAAATATTCGACTGGTACGCTTCAAGCAATGAATTATCGCTGCAACCAGGCCAAGGTTATTTTATAGCAGACAGTGACGAGGAAATGACAAACCGCATCAAATACGAAATATACCCATTGATAAAAGAGTATTTGCAAGAAGGGTTGATTAGAAATGCCAAGGAAGAGTTCAATGATTATTTCGCTACAAGGATAGATCAATCATTATTCGAATGA
- a CDS encoding DUF262 domain-containing protein — protein sequence MTEELEEEIFFDDEGDEPESEVVGDGPTKIYTEQGDPEIDGLYQRWKRGKLDVQPDFQRYFVWDIIKSSRLLESALLDIPLPVVYLTEEPDGKIYVIDGQQRLTSFFAYMDGLFPDKKGKPFKLTGLKVLKEYQGKQFTQLPEDIQDKIRYCKIRTITFKKESNPNLKFEIFERLNTGSVPLNTQELRNCVYRGKFNNLIKELASDNTFLELLGLKHSDRRMKDAELVLRFASFFHNTHINYKSPVKNFLNNETTRFQNISDKDAEQLRNAFKNSIAIIKSLLGENAFKRYYKGNDKNPNGYWEKSRFNASLFDVLMDSFARVDKNSVYANLDSIREAFISIMTNDIEFIDAIEIGTSEERKVIRRFDKWRNTLNEILGEQKKQQRCFSFNLKEQLFEENPTCALCDNQISQIDDAAVDHIEQYWLGGKTIPENARLTHRFCNASRPRKE from the coding sequence ATGACTGAAGAATTAGAGGAAGAAATCTTTTTTGATGATGAAGGTGATGAACCAGAATCGGAAGTCGTAGGAGATGGCCCAACGAAAATTTATACTGAACAAGGGGATCCCGAAATTGATGGGCTTTACCAAAGATGGAAGCGTGGAAAACTGGATGTTCAGCCAGACTTTCAGCGCTATTTTGTTTGGGATATAATAAAAAGTAGTCGATTATTAGAATCAGCCTTACTCGATATTCCTTTACCCGTAGTTTATCTGACAGAAGAACCTGATGGCAAAATCTATGTAATTGATGGTCAACAACGACTTACTTCATTCTTCGCATATATGGACGGGCTTTTCCCAGACAAAAAAGGAAAACCATTTAAGCTGACTGGACTAAAAGTGCTTAAAGAATATCAAGGGAAACAATTTACTCAATTGCCTGAAGACATTCAAGACAAAATACGGTATTGCAAAATAAGAACTATCACTTTCAAAAAGGAATCTAATCCCAATTTGAAATTTGAAATATTTGAGAGACTAAATACTGGCTCAGTTCCTTTAAACACTCAAGAACTTCGTAATTGTGTTTATAGAGGCAAATTTAATAATCTAATAAAGGAATTAGCTTCTGATAATACCTTCTTAGAATTACTTGGCCTAAAACATTCCGACAGAAGGATGAAGGACGCTGAACTTGTGTTAAGATTTGCTTCTTTCTTTCACAACACTCATATCAATTACAAATCTCCAGTAAAGAATTTTCTCAATAATGAAACAACAAGATTTCAAAATATTTCCGACAAAGATGCTGAGCAGCTTAGGAATGCCTTTAAAAATTCTATTGCAATAATAAAGTCCCTTCTAGGTGAGAACGCCTTTAAAAGGTATTATAAAGGAAATGATAAGAATCCAAACGGATATTGGGAAAAGTCAAGATTCAATGCCTCATTATTTGATGTGCTTATGGACTCATTTGCGCGAGTTGACAAAAACAGCGTTTATGCGAACCTAGACTCGATTAGAGAAGCATTCATAAGCATAATGACTAATGATATAGAATTTATAGATGCCATTGAAATCGGGACTAGTGAGGAGAGAAAAGTAATTAGACGTTTTGACAAATGGAGAAATACGCTGAATGAAATTCTAGGAGAACAGAAGAAACAGCAAAGATGTTTCTCTTTCAACTTGAAAGAACAACTTTTTGAAGAAAACCCGACTTGCGCCTTATGTGATAATCAAATATCACAAATAGATGATGCAGCCGTTGACCATATTGAGCAGTATTGGTTAGGTGGCAAGACCATCCCAGAAAATGCAAGACTAACACATAGATTTTGTAATGCATCCAGACCAAGAAAAGAATAA
- a CDS encoding ATP-binding protein has translation MSMKININQKHKSINPPCEFELPEFSALTGKNGSGKTHLLEAIADNKKSQVLINGVVKTNVRYIGFNGLNPNIEETCNPQTIINHIKTTWNNYNNALQNIITETNLTIQRLFQHLGGDENQKKYITQTIEGTKKTFDKLTEDDFADYFDISFMANNDFFTAQFALIFKTYHKRQEENNLNEYYNSTGRPTSKPVLSMKEFEDKYGKPPWDFVNKILLETNIPYEVNSPIGTRLESNFNFKLKDRVAGFEISSMDLSTGEKVLMSLALAIYNTGGDLGKPDLLLLDEPDAGLHPSMSKMMVDVLNKNIVNENKIPTVISTHSPTTIIASDGISIYQMIRGNNIPTKIPTQQAVEILSSDIPFLKISNDKRRQVFVESKNDVNYYELLTNIYSRIEQLPSEPIYLPARTSVGSNCTDVIDIVNNLSKNGNEQVYGIIDWDTTNASKDRVIVIGENDRYAIENYLLDPLLMGLLFLRERRVNFSDFTLNDYSNYADINKLTMPDAQIIIDKVLNDLGLYSTNIKPCILQNGWTLNVTEEFNLHQGHDLEILYKTKYPFLKSYQREDGLKKDIIEKVINDYPNFTPRKIFETILKIK, from the coding sequence ATAAGTATGAAAATCAACATAAATCAGAAACATAAATCAATAAATCCGCCTTGCGAGTTTGAGCTTCCCGAGTTTTCAGCGCTAACTGGTAAAAACGGTAGCGGTAAAACACATTTATTAGAGGCAATAGCAGATAATAAAAAATCTCAGGTTTTAATAAATGGTGTGGTCAAAACAAATGTTAGATATATTGGATTTAACGGACTAAATCCCAATATTGAGGAAACTTGTAACCCACAAACAATTATTAATCATATTAAGACTACTTGGAATAATTACAACAACGCATTACAAAATATAATTACGGAAACCAACCTTACAATTCAAAGACTATTTCAGCATTTGGGTGGAGACGAAAACCAAAAAAAATATATCACACAAACAATTGAAGGCACAAAAAAGACATTCGACAAACTAACAGAAGATGATTTTGCAGATTATTTCGACATCTCTTTTATGGCGAATAATGATTTTTTCACTGCCCAATTTGCTCTTATTTTCAAAACTTATCATAAGAGGCAAGAAGAAAATAACCTTAATGAATATTACAACTCAACAGGAAGACCTACTTCAAAACCTGTACTATCAATGAAAGAATTTGAAGACAAATATGGAAAACCTCCTTGGGATTTTGTAAATAAAATCCTTCTTGAAACGAATATACCATATGAGGTAAATAGTCCAATCGGAACTCGGCTAGAATCAAATTTCAATTTTAAATTAAAAGATCGAGTTGCAGGTTTTGAAATTAGCTCAATGGATTTATCGACAGGCGAGAAAGTATTAATGTCGCTTGCACTAGCTATATACAACACTGGCGGAGATTTGGGGAAGCCAGACTTATTATTGCTTGACGAACCTGATGCAGGTCTCCATCCCTCAATGTCTAAAATGATGGTAGATGTTCTAAACAAGAACATAGTAAATGAGAACAAAATCCCAACGGTTATTTCAACTCATTCTCCGACAACAATAATTGCTTCGGATGGTATTTCAATTTATCAAATGATTAGAGGGAACAATATACCAACAAAAATACCTACTCAACAAGCAGTTGAAATTCTATCGTCTGATATTCCTTTCCTAAAAATTTCTAATGACAAAAGAAGACAAGTATTTGTTGAAAGTAAAAATGATGTAAATTATTACGAACTTCTAACGAACATTTATTCACGTATCGAACAATTGCCATCAGAACCCATTTACTTGCCAGCAAGAACATCAGTTGGTTCAAATTGCACTGATGTCATTGATATAGTAAATAACTTATCGAAAAATGGGAACGAGCAGGTTTATGGAATTATTGATTGGGACACCACAAACGCCAGCAAAGATAGAGTAATAGTAATCGGTGAAAATGACAGATATGCAATTGAGAATTATCTGCTTGACCCTCTACTTATGGGTTTGCTATTTCTCAGAGAAAGAAGAGTAAATTTTTCTGATTTTACTTTGAACGATTATTCTAACTATGCCGACATTAATAAACTAACAATGCCTGACGCACAAATAATAATAGACAAAGTTCTAAATGATTTAGGACTGTATTCAACAAATATAAAACCTTGTATCCTTCAAAATGGTTGGACTTTAAATGTTACAGAAGAATTTAATCTGCATCAAGGACACGACTTGGAAATACTTTACAAGACAAAATACCCATTTTTGAAATCGTATCAAAGAGAAGATGGACTGAAAAAGGATATTATAGAAAAAGTAATAAATGACTATCCAAATTTTACACCAAGAAAAATATTTGAGACAATACTAAAAATAAAATAA